gacatccatcaaagcaaaaTGGTAGGAGGGTTTTGGTCAGACATTATATTTGGAAATACGCATCGACAAGGCacacaactgtttgacaaaatgccttaacGGAATGTGGTCTCGTGGAATGCCATGATCGCACGATATGCACATAATGAAAAGgcattagaaactttcaagcaaaatgcaattggcaggagtaaagccaaattccacaacgttTGCCAACGTCCTCCATGCCAGTGCCAAAATTGGAGCTATGGAACAGGGAATGGACATCCATCAAACCGTAACTGGAGGGGTTTTTTTCGCTAATAAAATATGCTTTGCTTCACGATAATTAATAAAGATGTGTCATCCTTGACTTGAGGTCATTAAGTGCCACCATGTTTATCAATTCTTGATTGATGGAATTGCCCCTTATGTTCCATTCGACTTTGTTAACTCAACTTTTGATTGAAAAGTATCTCATGACCTCTTGAATATGTGTCATTCTAACTCATTCATCCAAGTGGCCTATGTATCTGTATCTTACTCATTGTGTTGTGGCTCATTCatcatcaattaaatttataatagagtgaaatcatttttatttatagtTTTGTCATTAATTCATTGATATTAGATTCTTAATTAATTTTGTTCATTACAAAATCTAACAAATAAAAGCCAAATTTAATCTAATCATAAAAGCAAAAGATGCTTAGAGTTATCAAAACTATTTTTTATTAATCACAAAATGATCCATAAATGATGATTTCAGCACTATAACCTACGTGAAGCAATAAATCGTATAATTAAGAGGAATAGTAATATGCTTGGCTTCTCAATCTATGTATGCTTCTATTGGGTCAGATTTGATTATACTTTACGGCTTGGGTGAGTTGTGatttctttgttttgcattctCTGAATGTTCTTTTATAACCATAAATGGCATTGGATGGTGTGGTACTGTATCTATATATATTAGATATGGCCCAAGCATGGGCTTGTCTACAAATACATCTAAAtatgttctgattgattaaaaaacaggttttaaggacccgaaaccattacatcaCAGAAAAGAAAAGAGCAGCAAAAGGAATTAAAGTCCGCATACATCTAAATATGTTATTTATCTTCTATTTGGGAATATTGTATCCATATTGGGTAGGAAAGAGAAAGTATTCAACAACTCTAATTACAATTTCAAACCTACTTTTCAAAACATAACAATGTCATTCAGCTTCAATCATCATGAAATGCAATTTAGGGTCATTTCTTTGTTATATAAGTAAAATGATTAGCTCCAATGTATCTCAATTTACTCAATTTTAACTTCCCTTCATCAACGCGGAATCGTTTTGGATTGTCTACCTTGTCTTCATCCTATTTTGATGACAACACAAACCCCTGATATGTTTCACCTTAGCTTGTGCCATGATTATTTGTACAAATCAAAATTCATGTTATAGTAAAAACATATAAGATATATACTGTTATATAATTAATTATGTAATGTTAAAATTCATTTACGTTCTACCTTTTTTCATTTATGTTAAAAAGAGAGTACTaattatatctccctctctctacccaTATCTCTCTCTAACTCTATATCCctatccccccccctctctctctctcttcatataTCTAGATATCTCTCCCTCGTTTTTAtctatatctatctccctgtatttatctctccatctctctatccaTATTTTTCCATCTCTACTTCTCAATGTTTGTCTATCATTttgtctatctctctatctccctctacccctctttatatctccttatatctatctatctatctatcactcTATCCcaccatctatatctctatctttttgtctctcttcctctttgtctctctatctcttcccatctatctccctatctctctctatctttatctctccctctacctctctctctctctctctctctctctctctctctccccctatatcTCTAAAcatgtatctctctctctatccatccatctctctctctctctttatccatctatctctctccctctctctctctctccatctctccatattccttcttccatctctctctatctctatctaaatAGCCTACCAATTGGGATGCATCTATTCTGCTCCAAAACCATCAATTCGTACACCGTGTTACTGACAAGTAAGAAAATCGTAGCTGTTGTTTGCAAAATCAACAGTGTATAACGTGCGTTAACCTTCGTGTTATTGACTCCATACTGcagttttggagctagaatagctacagccctaccaattgacctcatgtactacacaagtATATACAAAAAAATGATCTAActttttcctaattgaccttccacacctcatgacgtacccattgcacacagTGCAAGGGCTAGTGATAAATCATTTTGTGCAAAAATATTCGTGCGCTAGGCATGTCAAGTCCCGCCTTCAAAATATCTTATTTTGTTTGATGCCTCGCTATCATCTTAACGTGACGATTACGCCGTACCAAACTTAATTAATAAAAGTCAAAGAGAAAACCAGCGATGAAACTAATTTTATAGTGACAATTGCGTGTACATATGGAGAGTCTAACAGCTCGATCTCATCACAGAATGGAGAGGACAACAGCTATTAGCCAATTACGTTCTTCATTGCCCAATATCGCATAGTTCATGCTCCAGGATTCTTTAGAACAACCCCATCTACAAACGGACAATGACGTTTTGAAGGAGCCTTTAGAAAACCACCACTTTAAAAAAAACTTTTGCTACCTAGTTTTCAAATGTGTTTGTTTAGTAATTTTTAGCAGTTTGTGAAGTGGGTAACACGACTTTTCTTGTTTGATGTGTACTCCCCACTAATTTACATGGTTGGTAATGTTTCCACTTGATTTTTCTTTCCAACCACTACTTCAATTATTATTCAGTTCAGTACctgaaatcatttttttaaaaattcctcTGAATGATTTTTACGAGTATCATGAATTAGATAGACAGGTTATTTGGCCAGTAAGGAAATTTATGTGATCCGGCATTTTTCCAGATTGAACCAGAAGACATATTTTATATCGAAtactaaatattttatatatataatgatatgctatgataaGTAATTTAGATGTAGGTTACATATTCAATTGATTTAatgggttttttgtttttttttcccattttaaaGTAAGATGATTAAATATAAATGTTTTAGAACAGTAAGGCAGGATTTCGAAATTCTATGTTTGACAGTCAAAAAAGTTGAATCCATTTATTTTTAAATAGACAAGAACTTGAACCACTGAGATGAATGGTGGGGCCTACATTAGATTGTCGGTAAAATTCATTTTGGTCTCCATAACTACGTAACGAATCTGATTTATTAATTGATAAGATTTCTGTTCACGCGGGAAAAAAAAAATATCAGATCTCTAGATTGTCTAATTTTATAGACAAGTATTTTTCTCAAGTGATGCAATACCCACGTCACGGTATTGATTAAAGATGTTATATCTATAGAGAGCAAATTCGGCACTGAAACCTGACTTGCAGTGGGTATTCAGTGTAAGAGGAATGTCTTTGAGCAGTGATATTGTTAGAGAAATTTTAAAGAGAGTGGATGGCATCACACTTGCAAGCGCAGAATGTTCCAGCTCTGATGTGCGGTCTGTTATAAAGGAACAAGGCCTATGGGAGGATGCCTGCTCCTCTCTTTGGCCTTCCACAGCAAACCATGAGGTTAAACAATTGATCTTTTCCATGGGTGGATTCAACAAGTTTTATGCAGATTGTTTTCCACTCATCAATGTCTCCAAACAGCTTATTGTCAATTCCAGGAAAGATTGTCAAGAAATTCTCAATCCTTTGGATGAAGATGATGACAGAGAGGAGATTGACGATGCAGTTTTTCTCTCTGATTTTGTCTCGGTTGTAGACATTCATTACAACAGTGAAGCATTTTATTCTAAAATTGTGTGGGAAATTCCAGCTGCAGATGATATCATAGATTGCAGGTCGTCCACTATCTTTCCATTGGTGATTAATCTTCCTTGTGACTCTGATGGCACTCTCTTTGCAGTTTCCACTAATGGGGAGGAAGATGTAGAGAGAATCATATTTTCAGCTAACCTGAGGCTCAGTTGGATTCTCATCAACAGAAGAACAAAGAACGCTGTAAATCTTTCTAGTTGGAGGCCTCTGGAAGCACAGAAGCATAATTGGGGTTGTAATAATGATTTCACAATTAGGTTTGGATCCATTCTACCTGCTCATGGTAGTTTGCCTTTAAAGTTAGCTGCATGTAATATTGTGGTTAAAGGCACAGTAAGTGTGGGTCAGGAGGGTAATGATTTGCAGATAACTGGGGTTAGCATGCAGCTGGAGGACATGATGGGCTGTCAAGTGAATGCAAGAGATGGTCTTTTTGTTTTGCAGAGAGCAGTGGAGTGTGGCAAAAGGAGTAAGAACCATGATCAAGTAATACAGAATTATTATGATGTTTTGGAAATACAGAACGATTTGATGGAAGAAAATTTGGGAGCTAAAAGTCATATGGATCCCCTTTGCATGTTACTTTTAATTGGAGTAGCAATTCTCTCTTGGTACTATTTTCTTAAGACATAACTGGGATATCGAGGGGCTACGTTTCATGTTTGTATGATCATATTTACCCTTTTTTATGGGCATAGAATACAATCAACAATATGTAAACTCAGTATCCTCTATAAAGGGGAAATTTGAGGTTCAGAAATTGTAAAGGAAGTGTAACACCAAAATATAGATGATATATAAATTTCTTCTTTTATTTAGAATAAGTACCATTAAAATTTTACAGGTAGAATGTCAAATTTAGAGTCAAGTTAGTAATCAAAATCGGAGTACTGAATATTCATTACggtttattgaaaaaaaaaaatcctccttGAAAGAGCTCGGTTAATAATTCGTGACGGGGACTCCTCGTCAAGCATGGAGTGCGGTCAAATTaatgtaaatgttattcaaatgaattaGAAGAATATATCAATTTTTAAAAAAGAGCAAGTAGAATGGCATTGTGCCTCATAGTTAACTACACTGCTAGTTAGGAAATAGATATGAAATGatctttaaaaaattattaaaaatcagAGTTTGGAAAATGAAATCGTCATCTGCACCATTATGAAATTTAGGGACTGAAATGAATGACATTGAGTGGGGCAAACCATGAACGTGTAGATAggaaggttgaaaaagaagatggtCACGTTGATGTAGATAGGGAAATGAGGATGCATGCGATGACTATTTTATTATCGAGGAGGAAGAAAGATGGAAAGGTGGATGTATTTTCTAAGCAAATAAAAAAGGCTGGTGATGCAAGCTAGAGTTCTATTGCTCATGGTGATGCATGCTAGATTGCTATTGTTCAAATAAATAAGGATGGCGGGCTTTCAACGATTCCTAGAGGGATCTATTTTAGTTAAACCTCAAAGTGAGTATTGGTTCTGGACTATATTTGTTTAAACATGAGAATTTGTTAGCAAGTTTAAGTCTAAAAATTATAAGATTCTCTCAAGTTTTATCTCATCTCTTTGATTAGAATAGTCAACGGATAATGGAGGTTTCCTCAAAATATTAGATTGAGTGGGTAAAAAATCTTCTCTAAGGTTTGAAAAttttattgttgagaaaattttgAGGTCAAGGTCAAATATAAATGCTTCTACGCATGAGGATAAAAAGATATAGAAACTAAGAGGCCAGGATAATAATTTTCTTTGGTTATTTGTttctttcatttatccttttcaAATCATGAACATTGTGTTAGAGCCCTTTTGGATGGATCATGGTTTTTAAGTACATTTGGTTTATTCTAAATAACGGAGCTCAAGTCTTAACTCAATACAGATAAAATAAAAGTGGTAACTCTTTGGGTTAGTCTCCCTAGACCACCTCTCAAATACTATAGATAGTTCATTTAGGTAGATTTTAACTATTGATGTTGTTACTACCATATGCTAGGATTCATGTGAATGTTAGGATAAATATAGAACATCCCTCTATTATTCTCTCATGTCTATGTTTGATAGTTGACACCAAATAACTAAATTTAAGAATACCAATTTTATTTTCTATAACTATCATAGATTGGGTCTCCATATGAGAAACCACAGGAGGAAGTTAAAAAA
The nucleotide sequence above comes from Cryptomeria japonica chromosome 11, Sugi_1.0, whole genome shotgun sequence. Encoded proteins:
- the LOC131064765 gene encoding F-box protein At2g27310, encoding MSLSSDIVREILKRVDGITLASAECSSSDVRSVIKEQGLWEDACSSLWPSTANHEVKQLIFSMGGFNKFYADCFPLINVSKQLIVNSRKDCQEILNPLDEDDDREEIDDAVFLSDFVSVVDIHYNSEAFYSKIVWEIPAADDIIDCRSSTIFPLVINLPCDSDGTLFAVSTNGEEDVERIIFSANLRLSWILINRRTKNAVNLSSWRPLEAQKHNWGCNNDFTIRFGSILPAHGSLPLKLAACNIVVKGTVSVGQEGNDLQITGVSMQLEDMMGCQVNARDGLFVLQRAVECGKRSKNHDQVIQNYYDVLEIQNDLMEENLGAKSHMDPLCMLLLIGVAILSWYYFLKT